A single window of Girardinichthys multiradiatus isolate DD_20200921_A chromosome 15, DD_fGirMul_XY1, whole genome shotgun sequence DNA harbors:
- the fbxo16 gene encoding F-box only protein 16 isoform X1, translated as MPLEVKPSASCAKMQTRQSAWTPLNHPLINSKLFDERRHLLAKWFDRWSTNQRKAVLQDFVLNCSVEQLRFLSLSVGRLLPLQAADFTCLLPRALCLYLFSFLDPRSLCRCAQVSWHWKSIVELDQLWMPKCLRLGWCITFSPSPFEQGVWKRHYIETVQELRLRMLQTMSMPKEPEVPEASAVSGGHKEQPELAYNSKERPVSSIQPLAAISRSGLKTENKAKALPPWRDSDRHPKDTIRFNYLDNLDPMEQALREHRRSKASTCHYGASQSGEGKRKTLSEASYKLRKAKSLMFLRTQHASPPPAFNPLPSDPQTQTRPLWASPTQGQPLTKETAMSLLNKTQWNAGIRPRPVRTPVPQLSLEAFRASQRSQRSTPSRCTTVRCLKCSSSLPPAGL; from the exons ATGCCACTTGAAGTAAAGCCTTCAGCAAGCTGTGCCAAGATGCAAACAAGACAGAGTGCCTGGACCCCTCTGAACCACCCACTGATCAACAGCAAG CTGTTTGATGAGAGGAGACACCTTCTGGCAAAATGG TTTGACAGGTGGTCCACCAATCAGAGGAAGGCTGTGCTGCAGGACTTTGTGCTGAACTGTTCTGTGGAGCAGCTCAGGTTCCTGAGCCTCAGCGTGGGCAGGTTGCTCCCCCTGCAGGCTGCAGACTTCACCTGCCTGCTGCCCAGAGCTCTCTGCCTCTACTTGTTCTCCTTCCTGGACCCTCGCAGCCTCTGTCGGTGTGCTCAG GTGAGCTGGCATTGGAAGAGCATTGTGGAGCTGGACCAACTGTGGATGCCCAAGTGTCTGAGGCTCGGCTGGTGCATCACCTTCTCCCCGTCACCTTTTGAGCAGGGCGTCTGGAAGAGACACTACATAGAGACTGTTCAGGAGCTGCGACTCAGAATGCTGCAG ACAATGTCGATGCCAAAGGAGCCTGAAGTTCCTGAAGCTTCAGCAGTCAGTGGTGGACACAAAGAGCAACCTGAACTGGCCTACAACAGCAAGGAGCGTCCAGTTTCCAGCATCCAGCCTCTTGCAGCCATCTCCAGGTCaggattaaaaacagaaaacaaggcAAAGGCCTTGCCACCATGGAGAGACTCAGACAGACATCCCAAGGATACAATACGCTTCAACTACCTGGACAACCTGGATCCCATGGAACAGGCCCTGAGAGA GCATAGGAGAAGTAAAGCCTCCACATGCCACTACGGTGCATCCCAGAGCGGTGAGGGAAAGAGGAAAACGCTGTCTGAGGCCTCTTACAAACTGCGCAAAGCTAAATCGCTG ATGTTCCTCAGAACCCAGCACGCCTCTCCACCCCCTGCCTTTAATCCTCTTCCCTCAGATCCTCAGACCCAAACTCGCCCCTTATGGGCATCTCCTACTCAAGGGCAACCTCTCACCAAGGAGACAGCCATGAGCCTGCTCAACAAGACCCAGTGGAACGCAGGGATCCGACCCAGGCCGGTGAGGACTCCGGTGCCTCAGTTAAGTTTGGAGGCCTTCAGGGCTTCCCAGCGCTCTCAGCGGAGCACTCCCAGTAG GTGCACCACTGTTCGATGTTTGAAGTGCAGCTCCTCACTGCCACCAGCAGGACTATGA
- the fbxo16 gene encoding F-box only protein 16 isoform X2 yields MGRREEFGPHVHKMPLEVKPSASCAKMQTRQSAWTPLNHPLINSKLFDERRHLLAKWFDRWSTNQRKAVLQDFVLNCSVEQLRFLSLSVGRLLPLQAADFTCLLPRALCLYLFSFLDPRSLCRCAQVSWHWKSIVELDQLWMPKCLRLGWCITFSPSPFEQGVWKRHYIETVQELRLRMLQTMSMPKEPEVPEASAVSGGHKEQPELAYNSKERPVSSIQPLAAISRSGLKTENKAKALPPWRDSDRHPKDTIRFNYLDNLDPMEQALREHRRSKASTCHYGASQSGEGKRKTLSEASYKLRKAKSLMFLRTQHASPPPAFNPLPSDPQTQTRPLWASPTQGQPLTKETAMSLLNKTQWNAGIRPRPVRTPVPQLSLEAFRASQRSQRSTPSAPLFDV; encoded by the exons ATGGGAAGAAGAGAAGAGTTTGGTCCACACGTGCATAAG ATGCCACTTGAAGTAAAGCCTTCAGCAAGCTGTGCCAAGATGCAAACAAGACAGAGTGCCTGGACCCCTCTGAACCACCCACTGATCAACAGCAAG CTGTTTGATGAGAGGAGACACCTTCTGGCAAAATGG TTTGACAGGTGGTCCACCAATCAGAGGAAGGCTGTGCTGCAGGACTTTGTGCTGAACTGTTCTGTGGAGCAGCTCAGGTTCCTGAGCCTCAGCGTGGGCAGGTTGCTCCCCCTGCAGGCTGCAGACTTCACCTGCCTGCTGCCCAGAGCTCTCTGCCTCTACTTGTTCTCCTTCCTGGACCCTCGCAGCCTCTGTCGGTGTGCTCAG GTGAGCTGGCATTGGAAGAGCATTGTGGAGCTGGACCAACTGTGGATGCCCAAGTGTCTGAGGCTCGGCTGGTGCATCACCTTCTCCCCGTCACCTTTTGAGCAGGGCGTCTGGAAGAGACACTACATAGAGACTGTTCAGGAGCTGCGACTCAGAATGCTGCAG ACAATGTCGATGCCAAAGGAGCCTGAAGTTCCTGAAGCTTCAGCAGTCAGTGGTGGACACAAAGAGCAACCTGAACTGGCCTACAACAGCAAGGAGCGTCCAGTTTCCAGCATCCAGCCTCTTGCAGCCATCTCCAGGTCaggattaaaaacagaaaacaaggcAAAGGCCTTGCCACCATGGAGAGACTCAGACAGACATCCCAAGGATACAATACGCTTCAACTACCTGGACAACCTGGATCCCATGGAACAGGCCCTGAGAGA GCATAGGAGAAGTAAAGCCTCCACATGCCACTACGGTGCATCCCAGAGCGGTGAGGGAAAGAGGAAAACGCTGTCTGAGGCCTCTTACAAACTGCGCAAAGCTAAATCGCTG ATGTTCCTCAGAACCCAGCACGCCTCTCCACCCCCTGCCTTTAATCCTCTTCCCTCAGATCCTCAGACCCAAACTCGCCCCTTATGGGCATCTCCTACTCAAGGGCAACCTCTCACCAAGGAGACAGCCATGAGCCTGCTCAACAAGACCCAGTGGAACGCAGGGATCCGACCCAGGCCGGTGAGGACTCCGGTGCCTCAGTTAAGTTTGGAGGCCTTCAGGGCTTCCCAGCGCTCTCAGCGGAGCACTCCCA GTGCACCACTGTTCGATGTTTGA